A genomic region of Gammaproteobacteria bacterium contains the following coding sequences:
- a CDS encoding malate dehydrogenase — protein MTRSPRVIGAEQIADARQRGRQVLEILPGDIVTQLARESAESARITLVDGPLVKPAIPQTDGAITLQRSLYRRSPKWIAPKPRQGRTPGTISRLALIGAGGVGLNIAHLVANRGIANEVTLIDVAPGVAEATALDLNHASGITRSGAHVQGGTDFSLIAEAQVVVITAGRPRSPGMSRADLMTINRRIIQSISESIRTHAPNSIVIVVTNPLDEMTMTVLEATGFPHHRVLGMAGTLDSSRFRWSLAQKAGVPVTDVEAVTLGSHGGDMVPIVSTALIRNKPVTTVLSDDDIRDCVETTVHGGESVVALRKTGSATLAPAHAVCELLDAIRGARPGALPVSVMLNGAYGIHDVVLGVPCVLDSSGLREIFELHITEEEQALLEAAAESVRSRLGQAANTNI, from the coding sequence CAACTGGCACGAGAATCTGCCGAAAGCGCCCGCATCACACTCGTCGATGGCCCGCTAGTAAAACCGGCCATCCCACAGACTGATGGCGCAATCACCCTCCAGCGCAGCCTATATCGAAGGAGTCCCAAGTGGATTGCACCCAAACCCAGGCAGGGCAGAACACCCGGCACGATTTCTCGTCTTGCTCTGATCGGAGCCGGTGGCGTTGGCCTGAATATTGCACATCTCGTGGCGAATCGCGGCATCGCAAACGAAGTTACCCTGATTGATGTCGCGCCCGGTGTGGCCGAAGCGACCGCGTTAGACCTTAACCACGCGTCCGGAATTACCCGCAGTGGTGCACACGTTCAAGGCGGCACCGACTTCAGTCTGATTGCCGAAGCTCAGGTGGTCGTCATCACGGCAGGTCGTCCGAGAAGCCCTGGCATGAGTCGTGCCGACCTGATGACGATCAATCGCCGAATTATTCAGTCAATCTCCGAATCCATCCGCACCCATGCACCGAATTCAATCGTGATCGTTGTCACCAACCCGTTAGATGAAATGACCATGACCGTTCTAGAGGCTACCGGCTTTCCGCATCACCGAGTGCTGGGCATGGCGGGCACATTGGACTCCAGCCGTTTCCGGTGGTCGCTGGCGCAAAAGGCGGGTGTGCCAGTAACTGATGTCGAGGCCGTGACGCTGGGCAGTCATGGGGGCGACATGGTGCCGATAGTGTCAACCGCATTGATTCGTAATAAGCCCGTAACGACAGTCCTGTCAGACGATGACATTCGGGACTGTGTCGAAACTACCGTGCATGGCGGTGAATCGGTCGTGGCATTGCGTAAGACAGGTTCTGCGACACTAGCGCCCGCCCACGCGGTCTGTGAGCTCCTGGATGCCATTCGCGGCGCCAGGCCCGGTGCATTGCCCGTATCGGTCATGTTGAACGGAGCGTATGGTATCCACGATGTTGTACTGGGTGTGCCTTGCGTGCTGGATAGTAGCGGTCTGCGAGAAATTTTTGAGCTGCACATCACTGAGGAGGAACAAGCACTGCTTGAAGCTGCAGCTGAATCTGTACGCAGCAGACTTGGTCAGGCAGCAAACACAAACATCTGA